A region of Myxococcus stipitatus DSM 14675 DNA encodes the following proteins:
- a CDS encoding TolB family protein, with protein MMRPRLGRLLGAGLMASLVWAGAGCKKGGESEAGSTPSTPAPSAAARPASSPPASSTSGRGAPSGAGQGLLLEAGRAADLRVTADGRFATYLMNGQKPRLDGVPPQMLLGALHVVKVDGGEPRLLGESVTNVPGGLLFSADSKHALFLTGYNPASQSGSLNVAVLDDEKADPVVLGTAVSYMLPSPDGTKLAFVDGGKLKLGPLPSGPFVDVAAEVSTAQFTADGKSLLLKRRLSAAGGLAVVSVEKPEDAPRKLADQVGDYAVSPDGTHVAFQVRSESVRGLYDLYLTDLSAQKPKRLAVASQAFGFSPDGKWLARSENGKPDVPGDLYVGPASGGPGRKVGERVEIFSFSPDSQAVGFLDKYDVTARAGLMAVASLPDGAPKRVGDRVPNFVWGSDARYVAFLSRFLKPEYSVDLMLYPLGAEKAEKVHRGVFGYGFMPGNGQVVFRSNCIRNGRACDFKALELPQKADPQTWLQGIFSYKLSADGKRVLATYARMDSDTYDIAAYDAKTQQRKLLDQGVQVPVHFGGKDEARAVYIISQGAKAGVYSVSALP; from the coding sequence ATGATGCGGCCGAGGCTGGGACGACTTCTGGGCGCGGGCCTGATGGCCTCGCTCGTGTGGGCGGGCGCGGGATGCAAGAAGGGAGGCGAGTCGGAGGCGGGGAGCACGCCCTCGACGCCCGCTCCGAGTGCCGCCGCGCGCCCCGCGAGCAGTCCTCCCGCGTCGAGCACCTCGGGACGCGGCGCTCCCTCGGGTGCGGGGCAAGGGCTCCTGCTGGAGGCGGGCCGGGCCGCGGACCTGCGAGTCACCGCGGACGGGCGCTTCGCCACGTACTTGATGAACGGGCAGAAGCCTCGGCTGGATGGGGTGCCGCCGCAGATGTTGCTGGGCGCGCTGCACGTGGTGAAGGTCGACGGTGGTGAGCCTCGGCTCCTGGGCGAGAGCGTGACGAACGTTCCGGGCGGGCTGCTCTTCTCGGCGGACTCGAAGCACGCGCTGTTCCTCACGGGCTACAACCCGGCTTCGCAGTCGGGCTCGCTCAACGTGGCCGTGCTGGATGACGAGAAGGCGGACCCGGTCGTGCTGGGCACGGCCGTCAGCTACATGCTTCCGTCTCCGGACGGCACGAAGCTCGCCTTCGTGGACGGTGGCAAGCTGAAGCTCGGGCCGCTGCCCTCGGGGCCCTTCGTGGACGTGGCGGCCGAGGTGAGCACCGCGCAGTTCACCGCCGATGGGAAGTCGCTGCTGCTCAAGCGCCGCCTGTCCGCCGCGGGGGGGCTGGCCGTGGTGTCCGTGGAGAAGCCCGAGGACGCACCGCGAAAGCTCGCGGACCAGGTGGGCGACTACGCCGTGTCACCGGACGGCACCCACGTGGCCTTCCAGGTCCGCAGCGAGTCCGTGCGCGGGCTCTATGACTTGTACCTGACCGACCTGTCGGCGCAGAAGCCGAAGCGCCTGGCCGTGGCCTCGCAGGCTTTCGGCTTCTCTCCGGATGGCAAGTGGCTGGCGCGCTCGGAGAACGGCAAGCCGGACGTCCCGGGAGACTTGTACGTCGGGCCCGCCAGCGGTGGGCCGGGCCGCAAGGTGGGCGAGCGCGTGGAGATCTTCTCCTTCTCGCCCGACTCGCAGGCGGTGGGCTTCCTGGACAAGTACGACGTGACGGCGCGTGCCGGGTTGATGGCCGTGGCCTCGCTGCCGGATGGGGCGCCGAAGCGGGTGGGGGACCGGGTGCCCAACTTCGTATGGGGCTCGGATGCGCGCTACGTGGCGTTCCTCTCGCGCTTCCTCAAGCCCGAGTACTCCGTGGACCTGATGCTCTACCCGCTGGGCGCGGAGAAGGCGGAGAAGGTCCACCGCGGCGTCTTCGGCTACGGCTTCATGCCGGGCAACGGTCAGGTGGTGTTCCGCTCCAACTGCATCCGCAACGGGCGCGCTTGTGACTTCAAGGCGCTGGAGCTGCCCCAGAAGGCGGACCCGCAGACCTGGCTCCAGGGCATCTTCAGCTACAAGCTGTCCGCGGATGGAAAGCGCGTGCTGGCGACGTATGCGCGGATGGACTCGGACACCTACGACATCGCGGCGTACGACGCGAAGACCCAGCAGCGGAAGCTCCTGGACCAGGGTGTCCAGGTGCCCGTGCACTTCGGTGGCAAGGACGAAGCGCGGGCCGTCTACATCATCTCGCAAGGGGCGAAGGCGGGCGTCTACAGCGTGTCCGCCCTGCCGTAG